A stretch of the Solanum dulcamara chromosome 6, daSolDulc1.2, whole genome shotgun sequence genome encodes the following:
- the LOC129892282 gene encoding kinesin-like protein KIN-14N, which yields MAPPRNQNRAPLPSSPSNSKYATDEITVDKKRKIANPRMPTAATGGRPTRQAFAVVNAAPDLAPASGPPSTAGSDSPVFEFTKEDVEALLAEKLKTKNKFNTKEKCDLMSEYIRRLKLCIKWFQQLEENNVTQQASLKSLLESAEKKCNEMEVLMKAKEEELNSIIMELRKTIEALQEKCAKEESAKLEAMDSFHREKEARDAAEKLQASVSEELKRSQQDNSSANQKIQSLNEMYKRLQEYNTSLQQYNSKLQSELASTNETLKRVEKEKAAVFENLSTLRGHYTSLQEQLSSSRAVQDEAVKQKETLANEVGCLRGDLQKMRDDRDQQLYQVQVLNAELLKYKECNGKSVAELENMTVRANELEASCLSQSEHINRMQEKLTFAEKRLEMSDMSALETRTEYEEQKKVIFDLRQRLADAETKVVEGEKLRKKLHNTILELKGNIRVFCRVRPLLSEDGVGAEANVISFPSSMEAQGRGIDLGQNGQKHSFTFDKVFTPEASQQDVFVEISQLVQSALDGYKVCIFAYGQTGSGKTHTMMGNPESAENKGLIPRTLEQVFETRQSLQAQGWKYEMQVSMLEIYNETIRDLLSGFDASRPENGGKQYTIKHDANGHTHVSDLTVVDVQSSSKVSSLLRRAAQSRSVGKTQMNENSSRSHFVFTLRISGVNESTEQQVQGILNLIDLAGSERLSKSGSTGDRLKETQAINKSLSSLSDVIFSLAKKEEHVPFRNSKLTYLLQPCLGGDSKTLMFVNVSPDPSSTGESLCSLRFAARVNACEIGIPRRQTSMRSSDSRLSIG from the exons ATGGCTCCTCCCAGGAACCAGAACAGAGCGCCTCTTCCTTCTAGTCCTTCCAAT AGTAAGTACGCGACAGATGAAATAACAGTAGATAAGAAGAGGAAAATTGCGAATCCGAGAATGCCGACTGCAGCTACTGGTGGTAGACCAACTAGGCAAGCATTTGCAGTGGTGAATGCGGCTCCAGATCTGGCTCCAGCCAGTGGACCACCAAGTACTGCTGGTTCAGACAGCCCTGTGTTTGAGTTTACAAAAGAAGATGTTGAAGCTTTACTCGCGGAGAAATTGAAAACTAAGAACAAGTTTAACACTAAG GAAAAGTGTGATCTCATGTCAGAATACATAAGAAGACTTAAGCTTTGCATAAAGTGGTTCCAGCAGCTTGAAGAAAACAATGTCACACAGCAGGCATCACTTAAAAGCTTGTTAGAGTCAGCAGAAAAGAAATGCAACGAGATGG AGGTACTAATGAAAGCTAAAGAGGAAGAGTTGAATTCAATCATAATGGAGTTAAGGAAAACTATTGAAGCTCTGCAAGAAAAGTGTGCAAAAGAGGAGTCAGCCAAATTG GAAGCGATGGATTCTTTTCATAGAGAAAAAGAGGCTAGAGATGCAGCAGAGAAACTGCAAGCTTCAGTTTCTGAAGAGCTCAAGAGATCTCAACAAGACAATTCAAGTGCAAATCAAAAG ATTCAATCACTAAATGAAATGTACAAGCGGCTACAGGAGTACAACACAAGCTTACAGCAGTACAACAGTAAGCTCCAGTCTGAACTTGCTTCAACAAATGAGACATTGAAGCGTGTGGAGAAGGAGAAAGCAGCAGTTTTTGAAAATCTCAGCACTCTCAGAGGTCACTACACTTCTTTGCAGGAACAGCTCTCTTCTTCTAGA GCTGTTCAAGATGAGGCTGTCAAACAAAAAGAAACTTTAGCAAATGAAGTTGGATGTTTACGGGGAGATCTACAAAAGATGAGGGATGATCGTGATCAACAGTTGTATCAAGTCCAGGTTCTAAATGCtgaattattaaaatataaggaaTGTAATGGGAAATCCGTTGCTGAGTTAGAGAACATGACAGTAAGGGCAAACGAGCTGGAG GCAAGTTGTCTGTCTCAATCTGAACATATTAACAGAATGCAAGAAAAACTAACTTTTGCGGAGAAGAGATTAGAG ATGTCCGACATGTCGGCACTCGAAACCAGAACAGAATATGAGGAGCAGAAGAAAGTAATTTTTGATTTGCGTCAGCGTCTTGCTGATGCAGAAACAAAAGTTGTTGAAGGAGAGAAACTTCGGAAAAAATTGCACAATACTATACTG GAATTGAAAGGCAACATACGGGTTTTCTGTAGAGTGAGACCTTTACTATCTGAAGATGGTGTTGGTGCAGAAGCAAATGTCATCTCTTTTCCATCCTCAATGGAAGCACAAGGGAGAGGCATTGACTTGGGACAAAATG gacaaaagCATTCCTTCACATTTGATAAAGTTTTCACGCCCGAGGCTTCACAGCAAGATGTTTTTGTTGAGATTTCCCAGCTTGTACAGAGTGCTCTTGACGGTTATAAG GTTTGCATATTTGCTTACGGTCAAACTGGTTCTGGCAAGACACATACAATGATGGGCAACCCAGAAAGTGCAGAGAATAAAGGACTAATACCCCGCACTTTAGAACAGGTATTTGAGACCCGACAGTCTCTTCAAGCACAAGGGTGGAAATATGAAATGCAG GTGTCAATGCTTGAAATATACAACGAGACTATTCGGGACCTTTTGTCTGGTTTCGATGCTTCCAGACCAGAAAATGGCGGAAAGCAATATACAATCAAACATGATGCAAATGGCCATACCCATGTCTCAGACCTGACAGTTGTAGATGTTCAAAGTAGTAGcaaagtttcttctcttctaaGGCGGGCTGCACAAAGCAG GTCTGTTGGCAAGACTCAGATGAATGAAAATTCTTCAAGAAGTCATTTTGTTTTCACTTTAAGAATTTCGGGTGTTAATGAG AGCACAGAACAACAAGTACAAGGCATACTCAATTTGATTGATCTTGCTGGCAGTGAGCGTCTATCTAAGAGTGGGTCTACTGGAGATCGGTTGAAAGAAACTCAG GCTATCAACAAGAGTTTATCATCTTTAAGTGATGTTATATTTTCTCTTGCAAAGAAAGAGGAGCATGTACCATTTAGGAACTCAAAGCTTACATACCTTCTCCAG CCTTGTCTAGGTGGTGACTCGAAGACGTTGATGTTTGTCAATGTATCACCAGATCCTTCTTCTACGGGTGAGTCCCTGTGTTCACTCCGATTTGCAGCAAGGGTTAATGCGTGTGAGATTGGGATTCCAAGACGTCAAACAAGCATGCGTTCATCAGATTCTCGCTTAAGCATTggctaa
- the LOC129892080 gene encoding transcription factor ILR3, which produces MVSPENTNWLYDYGFEDSSVPDSNFSASPSGFNWPVQNLNGSRNVSSEIDGSIGESDYPKESGSKKRARVESCAPTSSKACREKLRRDRLNDKFMELGALLEPGKPPKTEKSAILVDAVRMVTQLRDEAQKLKDSNLNLQEKIKELKVEKTELRDEKQRLKAEKEKLEQQLKATNAQPSFLPPAIPAAFAAHGQLPGSKLVPIMSYPGVAMWQFMPPAAVDTSQDHVLRPPVA; this is translated from the exons ATGGTTTCACCGGAGAACACCAACTGGCTTTATGATTACGGGTTTGAAGATAGTTCCGTCCCTGATTCGAATTTCTCAGCTTCTCCATCTGGGTTTAATTGGCCTGTACAGAACTTGAATGGTTCAAGGAATGTTAG TTCTGAAATTGATGGGTCAATTGGTGAATCAGATTACCCAAAAGAAAGTGGTTCTAAGAAACG GGCTAGAGTTGAATCATGTGCTCCAACAAGTTCCAAAGCTTGCAGAGAGAAACTGCGGAGAGATAGACTAAATGACAA GTTCATGGAATTGGGTGCACTCCTTGAGCCTGGCAAGCCCCCCAAAACAGAAAAATCCGCTATTCTTGTTGATGCTGTTCGCATGGTGACCCAGTTGCGTGATGAAGCTCAAAAGTTGAAAGACTCAAATTTGAATCTGCAAGAAAAGATCAAGGAGTTAAAG GTTGAGAAAACCGAGCTTCGAGATGAAAAGCAGAGGCTGAAGGCTGAAAAGGAGAAGCTAGAGCAACAACTAAAGGCTACGAATGCACAACCTAGTTTCTTGCCTCCTGCCATACCTGCTGCATTTGCTGCTCATGGTCAACTTCCAGGAAGCAAGCTGGTGCCAATCATGAGTTACCCTGGTGTCGCGATGTGGCAATTCATGCCTCCTGCTGCTGTCGATACTTCACAGGACCACGTGCTCCGTCCTCCAGTTGCTTAG
- the LOC129892042 gene encoding probable galacturonosyltransferase 12, whose protein sequence is MLKAMQLHISPSLRHVTVLPAKGFKEFIKVKVGSKRLSYRMVFYCLLFLTFLLRFVFVLTAIDTIDGERKCSTLGCLGKKIGPRILGKRPESTVPEVIYRVLEEPSDQTDTQTRPEFPQTLEEFIAEMKDGRPDAKTFAVKLKAMVTQLEERTRTAKIQEYLYRHVASSSIPKQLHCLALKLAHEHSTNSNARLQLPSPELVPALVDNSYSHFVLASDNILAASVVASSLVQNFLRPEKMVLHIITDRKTYAPMQAWFSLHPLSPSVIEVKGLHHFDWFTKGKVPVMEAMEKDQKARSQFRGGSSAIVANKTEKPKIIAAKLQALSPKYNSLMNHIRIHLPELFPSLNKIVFLDDDIVVQTDLSRLWDIDMNGKVNGAVETCRGEDKYVMSKRFKSYLNFSHPLIAEHFDPSECAWAYGMNIFDLEAWRNTNISHTYYYWLQQNLKSDLSLWQLGTLPPGLIAFHGHVHAIDPFWHMLGLGYQDNTTLTEAQSAGVIHFNGRAKPWLDIAFPQLRPLWTKYVNFSDKLIKSCHIRAS, encoded by the exons aaagttaaagttggcTCCAAAAGATTATCGTATCGTATGGTCTTCTATTGCCTCCTGTTTCTTACATTCTTACTCCGGTTTGTCTTCGTGTTAACAGCTATAGATACTATTGATGGAGAACGAAAATGTTCGACCTTAG GTTGCTtgggaaaaaaaattggacCAAGGATTTTGGGGAAACGGCCTGAATCAACT GTTCCTGAGGTGATATACCGAGTATTGGAGGAACCTTCAGACCAAACTGATACACAAACAAGGCCTGAATTTCCTCAAACATTAGAAGAGTTTATCGCAGAAATGAAAGATGGAAGACCAGACGCGAAAACCTTTGCTGTCAAGCTTAAAGCTATG GTAACTCAGCTGGAAGAGAGGACAAGAACTGCCAAAATCCAAGAATACCTGTATCGACATGTGGCATCGAGTAGCATCCCAAAACAGCTGCACTGCCTTGCTCTCAAGCTAGCACATGAGCATTCCACCAATTCCAATGCCCGTCTCCAGCTACCATCGCCTGAGCTTGTTCCCGCCCTTGTTGACAACTCCTACTCCCATTTCGTCCTTGCCTCTGACAACATTCTTGCTGCTTCCGTCGTTGCATCATCACTCGTGCAGAATTTCCTCCGCCCTGAAAAGATGGTCCTTCACATTATCACAGATAGGAAAACATATGCACCTATGCAAGCTTGGTTTTCGTTGCATCCTTTATCACCATCTGTCATTGAGGTTAAAGGGTTACATCATTTTGATTGGTTCACGAAGGGGAAAGTACCGGTTATGGAAGCTATGGAGAAAGACCAAAAAGCTAGGTCACAGTTCAGAGGAGGGTCATCAGCAATTGTAGCAAACAAAACTGAAAAGCCTAAAATCATTGCAGCAAAATTGCAAGCCCTCAGTCCCAAATATAACTCACTGATGAACCACATAAGGATACATTTGCCCGAG ctatttccCAGTCTGAATAAGATAGTGTTCCTGGATGATGACATCGTTGTTCAAACGGATCTTTCACGTCTATGGGACATCGACATGAATGGAAAGGTGAACGGAGCAGTTGAGACGTGCAGGGGAGAGGACAAGTATGTCATGTCAAAGCGCTTCAAAAGCTATTTAAACTTTTCTCATCCATTGATAGCAGAACACTTCGATCCAAGTGAATGCGCGTGGGCCTATGGAATGAACATTTTCGATCTAGAAGCATGGAGAAACACAAATATAAGTCACACATACTACTACTGGCTCCAACAG AACTTGAAATCAGACTTAAGTTTGTGGCAGCTAGGGACATTACCTCCAGGTCTAATTGCATTTCATGGACACGTACATGCCATTGATCCCTTCTGGCACATGCTAGGACTAGGGTACCAAGACAATACAACTTTAACAGAAGCACAAAGTGCTGGTGTTATACATTTCAATGGTCGAGCAAAACCTTGGCTCGATATAGCATTCCCACAACTTCGACCCTTGTGGACCAAATACGTCAACTTTTCAGATAAACTTATCAAAAGTTGTCACATTAGAGCATCTTGA
- the LOC129892000 gene encoding 21.7 kDa class VI heat shock protein, which translates to MTSYKQVEVQFEEPNPKKWCVPLKEDVFVKFMNKGNFITHKALCEGSLFSPLLFGKFFDPSDAFPLWEFDSDVLLSNAKSSNNNQCTVDWTQTETDYVLKAEISGVGKDIIRVSVEDGKVLDVSGQLRLKIETGTKDWKAGNWWEHGCVRRIELPENTDWKKTEAFLSTGDHKFLEVKIPKIPPNICDVP; encoded by the exons atGACTAGTTACAAACAAGTTGAAGTTCAATTTGAAGAACCAAATCCTAAAAAATGGTGTGTTCCATTAAAAGAAGATGTGTTTGTGAAATTCATGAACAAAGGGAATTTTATAACACACAAGGCTTTGTGTGAAGGTTCACTTTTTAGTCCACTTTTGTTTGGGAAATTTTTTGATCCTTCTGATGCATTTCCACTATGGGAATTTGATTCAGATGTGTTATTGTCCAATGCAAAAAGTTCCAATAATAATCAGTGCACAGTTGATTGGACTCAAACTGAGACAGATTATGTGTTGAAAGCAGAAATTTCAG GAGTGGGTAAAGATATCATTCGTGTTTCCGTTGAGGATGGGAAAGTTTTAGATGTCAGTGGGCAATTGAGGTTGAAAATAGAGACGGGGACGAAGGACTGGAAAGCTGGGAACTGGTGGGAACACGGTTGTGTTCGGAGGATTGAACTTCCTGAAAATACAGATTGGAAGAAAACAGAGGCATTTTTGAGTACTGGTGATCACAAATTCTTAGAAGTAAAAATTCCAAAGATACCTCCAAATATTTGTGATGTACCTTGA